From Poecile atricapillus isolate bPoeAtr1 chromosome 11, bPoeAtr1.hap1, whole genome shotgun sequence, one genomic window encodes:
- the TMED3 gene encoding transmembrane emp24 domain-containing protein 3, which produces MPSSVRGAVRTLCLAALLGALGTGGTELTLELPDSVQRCFHQELESGIKFTLDYQVISGGHYDVDCYVEDPNGKTIYQETKKQYDSFSHHTELKGVYTFCFSNEFSTFSHKIVYFDFQVGDEPPILPDMNNRVTALTQMESACVTIHEMLNAVIDSQTHYRLREAQDRSRAEELSGRVSYWSVGETLILFVVSIGQVMLLKSFFTEKRPSSGGAGT; this is translated from the exons ATGCCAAGCTCGGTGCGGGGCGCGGTGCGGACCCTGTGCCTGGCCGCGCTGCTGGGCGCGCTGGGGACCGGCGGCACGGAGCTGACGCTGGAGCTGCCCGACAGCGTCCAGCGCTGCTTCCACCAGGAGCTGGAGAGCGGCATCAAGTTCACCCTCGACTATCAG GTGATCAGCGGAGGACACTATGATGTGGACTGCTATGTGGAGGACCCCAATGGCAAGACCATCTACCAGGAGACCAAGAAGCAGTACGACAGCTTCTCGCACCACACCGAGCTCAAGGGTGTCTACACCTTCTGCTTCAGCAACGAGTTCTCCACCTTCTCCCACAAAATTGTCTACTTCGACTTCCAGGTGGGCGATGAGCCGCCCATCCTGCCCGACATGAACAACCGCGTCACTGCCCTGACACAG ATGGAATCTGCCTGTGTCACCATCCATGAGATGCTGAACGCGGTGATCGACTCCCAGACCCACTACCGGCTGCGGGAGGCGCAGGACCggagcagggctgaggagcTCAGCGGACGCGTCTCTTACTGGTCAGTGGGGGAAACCCTCATCCTCTTCGTGGTCAGCATCGGGCAGGTGATGCTGCTCAAGAGCTTCTTCACTGAGAAGAGACCCAGCAGCGGCGGAGCCGGCACCTAG
- the ANKRD34C gene encoding ankyrin repeat domain-containing protein 34C: MLWPPRSSRPVETIRSSLISWGSQDIRAAVCTRWAWPEGRWDVGQCPEHGIPGTKWGAHLSSPLSPQPPAASAITRREAAAMDEATELELGGNSLLKAVWLGRLRLTRLLLEGGAYINESNEKGETALMVACITTHVDQQSIHKAKMVKYLLDNRADPNIQDKSGKTALMHACIRGAGGDVVSLLLESGADPSLEDHSGASALVHAINAEDNAVLQHLLNACRAKGKEVIIITVDTSASGTKTAKQYLNVAPALEFKERASLEEGTAPSGDHLKTPISAPSPAGKESSIPTAHPSHTGDAEPPSPGQRAGTARRAHLPRLKRLRSEPWGLVAPSVLAASGHRDDTRLCADSEVITGIGDLSLSKKPSLSRSSSSKGRDPSLFPPVDEQALGPLARKASHEKSPSMHPCLSRSITVPEEPESSSSAASSAAGMEPPLRWRPGTEHSGDSQVTEAGKGPPERRKLSGSHLALLDGSCDSPSGSTSTSPSSGRRRPPGLLERRGSGTLLLDHISHTRPGYLPPLNVNPNPPIPDIGSSKAPSPLAAGLKPLVPLTPGSPRRGDLRAHKKLLRRHSMQAEQMRHLSDFEELVAQ, translated from the coding sequence ATGCTGTGGCCCCCCAGAAGCAGCAGGCCGGTGGAGACCATCAGAAGCTCTCTGATCTCCTGGGGAAGCCAAGACATCCGAGCAGCTGTCTGCACAAGGTGGGCATGGCCAGAGGGACGGTGGGATGTGGGGCAGTGCCCGGAGCACGGCATCCCAGGAACAAAGTGGGGGGCTCACCTCTCCTCCCCGCTTTCCCCACAGCCGCCAGCCGCAAGTGCCATCACCCggagggaagcagcagccatggACGAAGCgacagagctggagctggggggcaACTCCCTCCTGAAGGCCGTGTGGCTCGGGCGGCTCCGGCTGACccggctgctgctggaagggggGGCTTACATCAACGAGAGCAACGAGAAGGGGGAGACGGCGCTGATGGTGGCCTGCATCACCACGCACGTCGACCAGCAGAGCATCCACAAGGCCAAGATGGTGAAATACCTGCTGGACAACAGAGCCGACCCCAACATCCAGGACAAGTCTGGGAAAACCGCCCTCATGCACGCCTGTAtccgaggggctgggggggatgtggtgtccctgctgctggagagtgGGGCAGACCCCAGCCTGGAGGACCACTCAGGAGCCTCAGCGCTGGTCCACGCCATCAATGCCGAGGACAACgctgtgctgcagcacctcCTGAATGCCTGCAGAGCCAAGGGGAAGGAGGTGATCATCATCACCGTGGACACATCAGCCTCCGGCACCAAGACCGCCAAGCAGTACCTGAACGTCGCCCCTGCGCTGGAGTTCAAGGAGAGGGCTTCCCTCGAGGAGGGCACAGCCCCCTCTGGTGATCACCTGAAAACTCCCATCTCGGCACCTTCCCCTGCCGGGAAGGAGAGCAGCATTCCCACCGCACACCCTTCACACACCGGGGATGCTGAGCCACCCTCCCCGGGCCAGAGAGCTGGCACTGCTCGGAGAGCCCACCTGCCCCGGCTGAAGCGGCTGCGGTCAGAGCCATGGGGTCTGGTGGCTCCCTCGGTGCTGGCGGCCTCTGGTCACCGCGACGACACGCGGCTCTGCGCTGACAGCGAGGTCATCACGGGCATCGGCGACCTCTCGCTCTCCAAAAAGCCCTCCCTCAgccggagcagcagcagcaagggaagGGACCCCTCTCTCTTCCCCCCAGTGGATGAGCAGGCACTGGGGCCACTGGCACGGAAAGCCAGCCACGAGAAGAGCCCGAGCATGCACCCATGCCTATCCCGGAGCATCACAGTCCCGGAGGAGCCGGAGAGCTCCAGCTCGGCCGCCAGCTCGGCTGCGGGGATGGAGCCGCCGCTCCGGTGGAGGCCAGGCACCGAACACAGCGGAGACTCCCAGGTCACCGAGGCGGGGAAGGGGCCACCAGAGAGGAGGAAGCTGAGCGGGTCCCACCTGGCCTTGCTGGATGGTTCCTGTGACTCTCCCTCCGGCAGCACCAGCACATCGCCCAGCAGCGGCCGGCGCCGGCCACCCGGCTTGCTGGAGAGGCGAGGATCCGGGACCCTGCTGCTGGACCACATCTCCCACACAAGGCCAGGATATCTGCCCCCCCTGAACGTGAACCCCAACCCTCCGATTCCTGACATTGGCTCCAGCAAAGCCCCCTCCCCGCTGGCGGCTGGGCTGAAGCCGCTGGTGCCGCTGACCCCCGGCTCACCCAGGCGGGGTGATCTGAGAGCCCACAAGAAGCTCCTCCGCAGACATTCCatgcaggcagagcagatgCGGCACCTCTCCGATTTTGAGGAGCTCGTGGCGCAGTAG